The segment ATTAGAATAAAATTAAAGTCTTACGATCACAATTTAGTTGATAAGTCTGCTGATAAGATTGTAAAAACAGTAAAAAGTACGGGTGCTGTAGTAACTGGTCCAATTCCATTACCAACACACAAAAAGATTTTCACTGTATTGCGTTCACCGCACGTAAACAAGAAGTCTAGAGAACAATTTCAATTAAGCTCTTACAAGCGTTTATTAGATATTTACTCTTCATCTTCTAAAACTATTGATGCATTAATGAAACTTGAATTGCCAAGTGGAGTTGAAGTAGAAATTAAAGTGTAAGTGAATCTTATCGCTTAAAAGATAAAAGCGAAACATGTCCAGAGCTGCGTGCGAAGGAAAAACGGTAAAAGTACAATTCAAGGTCGAATGTATTTTCGGCCTTGAATTTTAATGAATAGTAATAATAAATAAATTAATAATTATGTCTGGGTTAATAGGAAGAAAAATCGGTATGACCAGCATTTTCGATGAAAATGGAAAGAACATTCCATGTACAGTAATCGAAGCTGGGCCATGTATCGTTACCCAAGTCAGAACCGAAGAGGTCGACGGGTACAGTGCCCTTCAACTTGGTTTCGATGACAAGACAGAGAAAAGTGCTACAAAAGCTGAAATGGGTCACGCCAAAAAAGCTGGTACTTCTGTTAAATCAAAAGTCGCGGAATTTCAAGGATTTGAAGGAGATTACAAATTAGGAGATGCAATAACAGTGGAGCACTTTATCGAAGGTGAGTACGTTGATGTAGCTGGAACTTCTAAAGGAAAAGGATTCCAGGGTGTTGTAAAACGTCATGGATTTGCTGGTGTTGGTCAAGCAACACATGGACAGCATAACCGTTTAAGAGCTCCAGGTTCTATCGGTGCTGCGTCATATCCTGCGAGAGTTTTCAAAGGAATGAAAATGGCAGGTCGAATGGGTGGCGAGAGAGTATATGTTGAAAATTTAAGAGTCTACAAAGTAGTTGCTGAAAAGAACTTACTTGTGGTTAAAGGATGTGTTCCAGGACACAAAAACTCTTATGTAATTATTCAAAAATAATGAAAGTAGCAGTTTTAGATATAAACGGAAAAGACACAGGTAGAAAGGTAGACCTTTCTAAAGATGTGTTTGCTATTGAGCCTAATAATCATGCTGTTTACTTAGACGTGAAGCAATATCTTGCTAACCAACGTCAAGGAACGCACAAGGCAAAAGAAAGAGCAGAAATTTCAGGAAGTACACGTAAGATTAAAAAACAAAAGGGTACTGGTACAGCGAGAGCAGGTAGTATCAAATCTGGTGTTTTTAGAGGTGGTGGACGTATGTTCGGACCAAGACCAAGAAATTACAGTATTAAACTGAATAAAAACCTGAAACGTTTAGCGCGTAAATCAGCGTTAACTATGAAGGCTAATGATAAAGATATCGTTGTTTTGGAAGATTTCAATTTTGATGCGCCAAAGACGAAAAACTTTACAGCAGTATTGAAAGCACTAGATATACAAGACAAAAAATCTTTGTTTGTGTTGGGTGCGTCAAATAATAATGTATATTTGTCATCACGAAATTTTAAAGGCTCTGATGTGGTAATTAACTCAGAATTAAGTACTTATAAAATTTTAAACGCAAATAAATTAATTCTTTTAGAGAGTTCTTTAGAAGGAATTGAATCGAATTTAAGTAAATAAGAAGACAATGATCTTAATTAAACCTATCATCACTGAAAAAGCAACAACCAATAGTGAGTTGAATAACTGCTTTACATTTCAAGTGAACACCAAGGCGAACAAGGTAGAAATCAAAAAAGCAGTAGAAGCTGCTTATGGAGTCTCTGTTGAAAAAGTTCGTACTATAAATGTCCGTCCAGATCGTAGTACTAAGTTCACAAAAACTGGTATTCAACATGGTAAAACAAATGCTGTTAAAAAAGCAATTGTACAACTGGCGGAAGGTGAAGTAATTGATTTATACACTAACATGTAATTAGACAATAATGTCAGTAAGAAAATTAAAACCAATCACATCAGCTCAGCGATTTAGAGTAGTAAATGGATTCGATGCCATAACTACTGATAAGCCGGAAAAGAGTTTACTCGTTCCGAACAAAAGATCTGGTGGTAGAAACAATCGAGGAAAAATGACCATGCGCCAAATCGGTGGAGGTCATAAGAGAAAGTATCGTATTATTGATTTCAAACGTAATAAAACAGGAGTACCTGGTGAAGTTGCTTCAATCCAATACGATCCAAACAGAACAGCTTTTATCGCATTATTGAATTATCAAGATGGAGAAAAGCGTTACATTATTGCTCAGAATGGTTTACAAGTTGGGCAAAATGTAGTATCTGGAAAAGAAGGAATAGCGCCAGAAATTGGTAACGCTATGCCATTAAGTCAAATTCCATTAGGAACAATCATTTCATGTATTGAATTACGTCCTGGACAAGGAGCAGTAATGGCAAGAAGTGCTGGAGCATTTGCTCAGTTAATGGCAAGAGACGGTAAGTTCGCAACTGTGAAGTTGCCATCTGGAGAGACAAGACTGATACTTTCAGAATGTATGGCTACTATTGGAGTAATTTCTAACTCTGATCATCAATTAACGGTTTCTGGTAAAGCAGGTAGATCAAGGTGGTTAGGTAGAAGACCAAGAGTAAGACCAGTAGTAATGAATCCAGTTGATCACCCAATGGGAGGTGGTGAAGGTAAATCTTCAGGAGGTCACCCAAGATCAAGAAATGGTATTCCAGCGAAAGGTTATAGAACGCGTTCTAAGACTAAAGCGAGTAATAAATATATTGTAGAACGTAGAAAGAAATAATTGAGATAATATGGCACGTTCATTAAAAAAAGGACCTTACATCCATTATAAATTGAGTAAAAAAGTTGCTGAAAATGTAGCATCTAACAAAAAATCGGTAATCAAAACGTGGTCTAGAGCCTCTATGATTTCTCCAGATTTTGTTGGACAAACGATTGCAGTTCACAACGGACGTCAATTTGTACCAGTTTACGTAACAGAAAACATGGTAGGTCATAAGTTAGGAGAATTTTCACCAACACGATCCTTTAGAGGTCATGCAGGTGCGAAAAATAAAGGAAAAAAATAGTAAGCTATGGGAAGTCGTAAAAAACAAATGGCAGACGCTATTAAGGAAGGCAGAAAGAATATTGCATTTGCAAAATTGAATAACTGTCCTACTTCACCAAGAAAAATGCGATTAGTTGCAGACTTGGTAAGAGGTAAAGAGGCTGAAAAAGCATTACAAATCTTAAGATTTAGTTCTAAAGAAGCATCTCGTCGATTAGAGAAATTATTATTATCGGCGATTGCTAATTGGCAAGCTAAAAATGAAGATGCAGCTATTGAAGATGCAGATTTATTTGTTCAAGAGATTAGAGTTGATGGAGGATCGATGTTAAAAAGATTGCGTCCAGCACCTCAAGGTCGTGCTCACAGAATAAGAAAAAGATCTAATCACGTAACAGTTGTGATTGGAGCTAAAAATAACACACAAGCTTAAATAGAGATATGGGACAAAAGACAAATCCAATCGGAAATCGTTTAGGAATTATCAGAGGATGGGAATCTAACTGGTATGGTGGAAATGATTATGGTGATAAACTTGCTGAAGACGATAAAATCAGAAAGTATATCCATGCTCGTTTATCAAAAGCTAGTGTATCTAGGGTTATTATTGAGCGTACACTTAAACTTGTAACCGTTACTATCACTACTGCTAGACCTGGTATTATTATCGGAAAAGGTGGTCAAGAGGTAGACAAGTTAAAAGAAGAGCTTAAGAAAATTACTGGAAAAGAAGTTCAGTTAAATATCTTTGAAATTAAGAGACCTGAACTCGATGCGTTTTTAGTAGGATCAAGTGTTGCTCGTCAAATTGAGAATCGTATCTCTTATAGACGTGCAATCAAAATGGCAATTGCTGCTGCTATGCGTATGAATGCTGAAGGAATAAAAATTCAGATTAGTGGTCGTTTAAATGGTGCTGAAATGGCACGTAGCGAGCATTATAAAGAAGGACGTATTCCTCTGTCTACTTTTAGAGCCGATATTGACTATGCTTTAGTTGAAGCACATACTACTTATGGTAGATTAGGTGTTAAAGTATGGATTATGAAAGGTGAAGTTTACGGAAAAAGAGAACTTTCTCCATTAGTTGGCTTGTCTAAGAAACAAGGTGGTAAGTCTGGAGGACGCGGTCGGGACAACAAATCTCGTCGTAGAAAGTAATTTTTAAAGAAAAGTAATAATGTTACAACCGAAAAGAACAAAATTTCGTAAAGTCCAAAAAGGACGTATGAAAGGAAATACCGGAAGAGGTCACCTACTTTCTAATGGTATGTTTGGAATAAAATCTTTAGATTCTAATTTCTTGACATCTCGTCAAATCGAAGCTGCGCGTATTGCTGCAACTCGTTACATGAAGAGAGAAGGTCAATTGTGGATTAAAGTTTTCCCAGACAAACCAATTACTAAAAAGCCATTAGAAGTACGTATGGGTAAAGGTAAAGGTGCTGTAGAGTATTGGGTAGCCGTAGTAAAACCAGGTAGAATTTTATTTGAAGTTGGTGGAGTGCCAATGGATGTTGCAAAAGAAGCCTTGCGTTTAGCTGCACAGAAACTACCAGTAAAAACTAAGTTTTTAATTGCTCGAGATTACGAAGCATAATTGATTTGATATTATGAAACAATCAGAAATTAAAGAATTATCAGTAACTGAGTTACAGGAGAAACTTGGTGAAACTAAAAAGAGTTATGCAGACCTAAAAATGGCTCATGCAATCTCTCCATTAGATAACCCAATTCAGTTACGAAACGTGAGACGTTCAGTAGCAAGAATTGCAACAGAATTAACTAAAAGAGAAATACAATAATTGTATTCTGGCTGAAAGATGGAAAAAAGACACTTAAGAAAAGAGCGTATAGGAGTTGTTACTAGTAACAAAATGCAGAAATCAATTGTGGTTGCTGAAGTTAAAAAAGTAAAACATCCTATGTACGGAAAATTCGTTTTGAAAACAAAGAAATATGTTGCTCACGACGAAACAAATGACTGTAACATTGGTGATACGGTAAAGATCATGGAAACTAGACCTTTAAGTAAATCTAAATGTTGGAGATTAGTAGAAATAATTGAAAGAGCGAAGTAATTATGGTACAACAAGAATCAAGATTAAAAGTAGCTGATAACACTGGAGCTAAGGAAGTTTTAACTATCCGAGTTCTAGGTGGTACAAAAAGAAGATACGCTTCTATTGGAGATAAAATTGTTGTCTCAGTAAAAGATGCGACTCCTAATGGAAACATTAAAAAGGGAGCAGTATCAACAGCAGTAGTAGTTCGTACTAAAAAAGAAGTGAGACGTCCAGATGGATCTTATATAAGATTTGATGATAACGCTTGTGTGCTTTTAAATCCAACAGGAGAAATGAGAGGAACACGTGTATTTGGACCAGTAGCTAGAGAACTTCGTGATAGACAATTCATGAAAATTGTTTCATTAGCACCAGAAGTGCTTTAATGACTAATAAAATGACAAAGTTTAAAATTAAATCAGGAGATACAGTAAGAGTGATAGCTGGAGACCACAAAGGTACAGAAGGAAACGTTCTTAAGGTATTAAAGGATAAAAACAAAGCCATCGTAGAAGGCGTGAACATGGTTAAGAAACATACGAAACCAAGTGCACAAAGTCCTCAAGGTGGAATTGTAGAAAAAGAAGCACCAATCCATATGTCTAATTTATCATTGTTAACATCGAAAGGTGAAGCAACAAGAATAGGTTACAAAATGGAAGGTGACAAGAAAGTTAGGTTTTCAACAAAATCAAATGAAGTAATATAGTTATGGCTTATATTCCAAGATTAAAACAAGAGTACAAGGACAAAGTTGTTACTGCTCTTACAGAAGAATTCGGATATAAAAACGTAATGCAAGTTCCTAAACTTAAAAAGATAGTTATATCTAAAGGAGTTGGAGCTGCTGTTGCCGATAAGAAATTAATTGATCATGCAATTGATGAATTAACTATGATATCTGGTCAGAAAGCTGTGTCTACATTATCTAAAAAGGATGTTGCATCGTTCAAATTACGTAAAGGAATGCCTATTGGCGTTAGAGTAACGTTGAGAGGAGAGCATATGTATGAGTTTTTAGATCGTTTAGTAACTTCGGCATTACCAAGGGTTAGAGATTTTGGTGGTATCAAGGCGACAGGTTTTGATGGTAGAGGAAATTATAACCTAGGTGTTGTAGAACAAATTATCTTTCCGGAAATCAATATTGACAAGATCAACAAAATTTCTGGTATGGATATTACTTTCGTAACATCTGCTGATACAGATAAAGAAGCAAAATCGTTATTAACTGAATTAGGATTACCTTTTCAAAAGAACTAAGATATGGCTAAAGAATCAATGAAAGCCCGTGAGGTGAAAAGAGCAAAAACAGTAGCAAAGTATGCTGAAAAACGTAAGGCTTTAAAAGAAGCTGGAGATTATGAGGCATTACAAAAGTTACCAAAAAATGCTTCACCTGTTAGAATGCACAACAGATGTAAGTTAACAGGAAGACCAAAGGGATATATGAGAACTTTTGGTGTTTCGCGTGTTACATTTCGTGAAATGGCGAATCAGGGTTTAATCCCGGGTGTTAGAAAGGCATCTTGGTAATATACCTGCGCCTTGCGCGATTAACAAGAATTATAAATTGGTCTCAGGTTCGAGAGTCATCGAAAACCGTTACCGCAAATTAATATAAATGAATACAGATCCAATTGCTGATTACTTAACAAGAATCAGAAATGCAGTAAAAGCCAACCATAGAGTTGTTGAGATTCCTGCATCAAATTTAAAAAAGGAGATAACTAAAATTTTATTCGATCAAGGATATATTTTAAGTTACAAATTCGACGATTCTAGTGTACAAGGAACAATCAAGATTGCTTTGAAGTATAACAAAGAAACTAAAGAATCGGTCATCAAAAAGATACAAAGAATAAGTACACCAGGTTTACGAAAGTATGCCAGCTCTACTGAAATGCCAAGAATTCTTAACGGATTAGGTATTGCGATTGTTTCTACATCTCATGGTGTTATAACAGGAAAGCAAGCGCAAAGAGAAAATGTAGGTGGTGAATTATTGTGTTACGTTTACTAATTTAAAGCAGAAAGAACATGTCAAGAATAGGAAATAACCCAGTAGCCATTCCAGAAGGAGTGACGGTTGATGTTAAAGACAACGTAGTTACTGTAAAAGGTAAATTAGGAGAATTAACACAAAACTATGATACTGTTGAGATTAAAGTTGAAGACGGAAACGTACTTGTAACACGCTCATCAGACAACAAAGATCAAAAAGCTAAACACGGTTTATACAGATCCTTAATGCACAATATGATTGAAGGTGTATCTAAAGGATGGTCTAAAGAATTAGAGCTTGTTGGTGTAGGTTATAGAGCATCAAACCAAGGACAAAAATTAGATTTGGCCTTAGGATTCTCTCATAATATCGTGTTAAACGTAGCACCAGAAGTGAAAATTGAAACCATTTCAGAAAAAGGTAAAAACCCAATAATAAAATTGACGTCTCACGATAAACAATTAGTAGGACAAGTTGCTGCGAAAATTCGCGGTTTCAGAAGACCAGAACCGTACAAAGGAAAAGGTGTGAAGTTTGTTGGTGAAGAATTAAGAAGAAAAGCAGGTAAATCAGCTTAAAAAATTAGTTATGATATTAACAAAAAACGAAAAAAGACTAAGAATAAAAAGCAGAATACGTAAAGTTGTTTCTGGTACAGAAGCAAGACCACGTTTGGCTGTTTTTAGAAGTAATAAAGAAATCTATGCTCAAGTAGTAGATGATGTAACAGGGAAAACCTTGGCAGCAGCGTCTTCAAGAGATAAAGATGTTGCTTCAACTAAAGGATCTAAAACAGAAATAGCAGCCTTAGTTGGCAAAGCTGTAGCTGAGAGAGCAATCAAAGCAGGTATCAATACGATTTCTTTTGATAGAGGAGGATACCAATATCACGGAAGAGTAAAATCATTAGCTGAAGGCGCAAGAGAAGGCGGACTTAAATTCTAAGACACTATGTATCAAAAATATAAAAACGCAGAATTAGTAAAACCAAGTGGAATTGATCTTAAAGATCGTTTGGTTGGTGTGCAAAGAGTTACCAAAGTAACAAAAGGTGGTAGAGCTTTTGGTTTTTCAGCGATCGTAGTGGTTGGTGATGAAGCAGGAGTAGTAGGTCACGGTTTAGGAAAATCTAAAGACGTTGCTACTGCAATTTCAAAAGCAGTTGAAGACGCTAAGAAAAATTTAGTAAGGATTCCTATTATTAAAGGAACGTTACCTCACGAACAAAAAGGCAAATTTGGTGGTGCAAGAGTAAATATTATTCCTGCAGCTCCTGGTACTGGTGTAATTGCTGGTGGAGCTGTGAGAACAGTTTTGGAAGCAGTTGGTGTACATGACGTATTATCAAAATCTCAAGGGTCTTCTAATCCTCACAATGTTGTAAAAGCTACGTTTGATGCTTTACTTCAATTAAGAGATGCAAATGCAATTGCAAAGGATAGAGGGATTTCTCTTGGAAAAGTTTTTAACGGTTAATCAATAGGACGATGGCAAAGATTAAAGTAACAAAAGTAAAAAGCGCAATAAATCGTACGCAAACTCAAAAGAGAACATTAGAGGCTCTTGGGTTAAATAGAATTGGTCAAACCAAAGTGCATGATGCGTCTCCAAGTATACTTGGAATGGTAAGTAAAGTTTCACATTTAGTTTCTGTAGAAGAAACAAAATAATAAGATACAATGAACTTAAGTAATTTAAAACCAGCAAAAGGTTCTGTAAAGAGTCAAGGTAAAAGAGTAGGTCGAGGACAGGGTTCCGGAAAAGGTGGTACTGCAACACGTGGTCACAAAGGAGCAAAATCTCGGTCTGGTTACTCTAAGAAATTAGGTTTCGAAGGTGGTCAAATGCCACTTCAAAGACGAGTTCCTAAATTTGGATTTAAAAATATTAACCGCGTAGAATATCAAGGTGTAAACTTAGATAAGTTACAAGAGTTAGTAGATAACAAGAAAATAAAAGATGCAGTTGATTTTCAAACTTTAGTAGATCTAGGTTTGGCTGGAAAGAATGAATTAGTAAAAATTCTTGGTCGAGGCGAATTAAAATCAAAATTAACAGTAACTGCTCATAAATTTACTGCTTCAGCAAAAGCTGCAATTGAAGCTGCAGGTGGAGAAGCTGTAACTTTATAAGAACACTTTAGTATGAAATTTATAGAGACATTAAAAAATGTTTGGAAAATAACTGAGCTCAAAGACAGAATCATTTTAACACTTGGTCTGCTTTTGGTGTACCGTTTTGGTGCTCAAGTTGTTTTACCGGGTATTGATGCAAGTCAGTTAGGTGGTTTAGCCGATGGTACAAATGAAGGTATATTAGGAATTCTTAATATGTTTACAGGTGGGGCTTTCGCTAATGCGTCGGTATTTGCATTAGGTATTATGCCTTACATTTCAGCTTCAATTGTGGTGCAGTTGATGGGAATTGCGATTCCTTATCTGCAAAAACTACAAAAAGAAGGTGCTAGTGGACAAAAGAAGATTACTCAAATTACACGTTGGCTAACGATAATCATTTGTTTATTCCAAGCACCTGGGTATTTAGCAAGTTTACAACCAGCATTTGGTATTCCTTCTACGGCATTCTTATTAGGTACAGGTCCAACATTTTATATATCTTCAGTGATCATCTTGGTGACTGGGTGTATATTCGCAATGTGGTTAGGTGAAAAGATTACAGATAAAGGTATTGGTAATGGTATTTCATTATTAATTATGGTTGGTATTATTGCAACTTTACCACAGTCATTCATTCAAAATGCTGCATCTCGTTTAGACGGTGGTGGAAATGGTGGATTAATGATGATCTTAATCGAACTCGTTGTTTGGTTTGTAATCATTCTAGCATCAGTCATGTTGGTAATGGCAGTTAGAAAAATAGCCGTTCAATACGCAAGAAGGACAGCGTCAGGTGGTTATGAAAAAAACGTGTTTGGATCGAGACAATTTTTACCTCTAAAGCTAAATGCATCAGGAGTAATGCCAATTATCTTCGCACAAGCAATTATGTTCGTGCCTAGTTTAATTGGGAAGTCTTTTGGTTCATCAAGTGAAGTGGGACAGTGGATGCAAACACAGTTTAATGATCCTTTCGGATTATGGTACAACGTAGTGTTCGCATTATTAATTATCATCTTTACGTATTTCTATACGGCGATTACGGTTCCTACGAACAAAATGGCTGATGATTTAAAACGAAGTGGTGGTTTTATTCCAGGGATTCGTCCAGGAACTGAGACTTCAGAATATTTAGATAAAATAATGTCACAAATAACCTTACCAGGTTCTATTTTTTTAGCATTAATAGCTGTGTTCCCAGCAATTATTGTAAAGCTTATGGACGTGCAAGGTGGATGGGCATTATTCTTTGGTGGCACATCGCTACTAATTATGGTTGGAGTTGCAATAGACACCATGCAACAAGTGAATTCATATCTGTTGAATAAACATTATGATGGCTTGATGAAAACTGGTAAAAATAGAAAAGCGGTAGCTTAATTCAATACTATGGCAAAACAAGCAGCAATAGAACAAGACGGATCAATCATAGAAGCATTATCAAATGCGATGTTCCGAGTTGAACTAGAAAATGGTCATATCGTGACTGCACATATTTCGGGTAAAATGCGTATGCATTACATTAAATTGTTACCTGGAGATAAAGTTAAATTAGAAATGAGTCCTTACGATTTAACGAAGGCTCGCATAACTTATAGATACTAATACGATGAAGGTAAGAGCATCAATTAAAAAGAGAAGTGTTGACTGTAAATTAGTCCGCAGAAAAGGTAGACTTTACGTCATTAACAAAAAGAATCCTAGATTCAAACAAAGACAAGGGTAATTATGGCAAGAATTGCAGGTGTAGACATACCAAAACAGAAAAGAGGTGTAATCTCTTTAACTTATATCTACGGATTAGGTAGAAGTAGAGCACAAGAAATTTTAGCAACAGCTAAAGTAGACGAGAGCATCAAAGTAGAAGATTGGACTGATGAGCAAATTGGAGCAATCCGTGACGCTGTTGGAACTTATACTATTGAAGGTGAATTACGTTCTGAAACACAATTAAACATTAAGCGATTAATGGATATTGGATGTTACAGAGGAATTCGTCATAGAGCTGGACTTCCATTAAGAGGTCAAAGAACTAAAAACAACTCTAGAACGAGAAAAGGTAGAAGAAAAACGGTTGCTAACAAGAAAAAGGCAACTAAATAATAACATAGACATTAGTCATTAGTTTTAAACGTTAGAGGAATCTGTTCGAAATAGAAATGTTTAGGATTCTAACAACTGAAAACTGACAACTAGAAACTTAATAATATGGCAAAGTCAAGTACTAAAAAACGTAAGGTAATAGTAGATGCTGTTGGAGAAGCGCATATTGCAGCCTCTTTTAATAACATCATAATCTCTTTAACAAACAAAAAAGGAGACGTTATTTCATGGTCATCAGCTGGTAAAATGGGATTTAGAGGTTCTAAGAAGAACACACCCTACGCTGCTCAATTAGCTGCAGAAGATGCATCTGGAGTTGCAAAAGAAGCTGGTCTCAAAAAAGTGAAAGTATACGTAAAAGGTCCTGGTAACGGTAGAGAATCTGCAATTAGATCAATTCATAATGCAGGTATCGAAGTAACTGAAATTATCGATGTTACGCCATTACCACATAATGGATGTAGACCTCCAAAAAGAAGAAGAGTTTAATTTATACATAAAATTGAATTAATGTCAACTATATTATATAGTTGATATTGGTTTTTTATGTGTAAATTTGCAAACTGAAAAATAATTATTAACAAGTATCAACGAGAGATCAACGTTTATCGAAGGATAAGATTAAGACCTTAATTCATAAACACTCTCAAAACAAATTTAAAAATGGCAAGATATACTGGTCCTAAAACTAAAATAGCCCGAAAATTCGGTGAAGCTATTTTTGGAGATGATAAGGCTTTTGAAAAAAGAAATTATCCTCCAGGTCAACACGGTGGAAATAAGCGTCGTGGAAAAAAATCTGAATATGCTATCCAGTTAATGGAAAAGCAAAAAGCAAAATATACGTATGGTATATTAGAAAAGCAATTCAGAAACATGTTCAAAAAAGCAACTGCTGCTCAAGGTATTACAGGTGAAGTATTACTTCAACTTTGTGAGTCTCGTTTAGATAATGTCGTTTTTAGAATGGGATTGTCTCCATCTCGTAGTGGAGCAAGACAATTAGTGTCTCACAGACATATCACTGTTAATGGTGGTATTGCTAACATTCCTTCTTACCAATTAAAAGCTGGTGATGTTGTAGCTGTAAGAGAAAAATCAAAATCATTAGAGTCTATCGAAAATTCATTAGCTAATTCTAGCAATGTATACGAATGGATCACTTGGAATAATGACACAAAACAAGGAACTTATGTTTCTGTTCCAGAAAGAATCCAGATTCCAGAAAATATCAACGAACAATATATCGTTGAATTATACTCTAAATAATTAATTAATCATATTGCTATTTGGCCAAAGGATTTATTAGTGTTCTTCAAACTTATAAATCGCGCAACTAAGTAACAATTAAAACGAAGAAAAATATGGCAATATTAAATTTTCAGAAGCCCGACAAAGTAATCATGATTGATTCTACTGAGTTTGAAGGCAAATTTGAATTTAGACCTTTAGAACCAGGTTATGGATTAACGGTAGGTAATGCTTTACGAAGAGTATTATTATCGTCTTTAGAAGGTTTCGCAATTACATCAATTAGAATTGAAGGTGTAGACCACGAATTTTCTACAATTGCTGGTGTAGTTGAGGATGTAACAGAAATGATTTTAAACTTAAAGCAAGTTAACTTTAAGCGCCAAATTGATGAAGTGGACAACGAATCTGTTTCAATTTCTATCTCTGGACAAAATCAAATTACAGCTGGTGACTTCCAAAAGTTTATTTCTGGGTTTCAAGTTTTAAACAAAGACTTAGTGATTTGTAACTTAGATCCTAAAGTAAACATCAATATGGAGATTACTATTGAAAAAGGTAGAGGTTATGTTCCTGCTGAAGAAAATAAAAAGGCTTCTGCACCAATTGGAACTATCTTTACAGATTCAATTTACACGCCAATAAAAAATGTGAAGTATAGCATTGAAAACTTCCGTGTTGAACAAAAAACCGATTTTGAAAAATTAGTTTTTGAAATTATCACAGATGGCTCAATCGCACCTAAAGATGCCTTAACTGAAGCAGCCAAAATAT is part of the Formosa sp. Hel1_31_208 genome and harbors:
- the rplE gene encoding 50S ribosomal protein L5, whose protein sequence is MAYIPRLKQEYKDKVVTALTEEFGYKNVMQVPKLKKIVISKGVGAAVADKKLIDHAIDELTMISGQKAVSTLSKKDVASFKLRKGMPIGVRVTLRGEHMYEFLDRLVTSALPRVRDFGGIKATGFDGRGNYNLGVVEQIIFPEINIDKINKISGMDITFVTSADTDKEAKSLLTELGLPFQKN
- the rpsN gene encoding 30S ribosomal protein S14 yields the protein MAKESMKAREVKRAKTVAKYAEKRKALKEAGDYEALQKLPKNASPVRMHNRCKLTGRPKGYMRTFGVSRVTFREMANQGLIPGVRKASW
- the rpsH gene encoding 30S ribosomal protein S8 codes for the protein MNTDPIADYLTRIRNAVKANHRVVEIPASNLKKEITKILFDQGYILSYKFDDSSVQGTIKIALKYNKETKESVIKKIQRISTPGLRKYASSTEMPRILNGLGIAIVSTSHGVITGKQAQRENVGGELLCYVY
- the rplF gene encoding 50S ribosomal protein L6; the encoded protein is MSRIGNNPVAIPEGVTVDVKDNVVTVKGKLGELTQNYDTVEIKVEDGNVLVTRSSDNKDQKAKHGLYRSLMHNMIEGVSKGWSKELELVGVGYRASNQGQKLDLALGFSHNIVLNVAPEVKIETISEKGKNPIIKLTSHDKQLVGQVAAKIRGFRRPEPYKGKGVKFVGEELRRKAGKSA
- the rplR gene encoding 50S ribosomal protein L18, translated to MILTKNEKRLRIKSRIRKVVSGTEARPRLAVFRSNKEIYAQVVDDVTGKTLAAASSRDKDVASTKGSKTEIAALVGKAVAERAIKAGINTISFDRGGYQYHGRVKSLAEGAREGGLKF
- the rpsE gene encoding 30S ribosomal protein S5; translation: MYQKYKNAELVKPSGIDLKDRLVGVQRVTKVTKGGRAFGFSAIVVVGDEAGVVGHGLGKSKDVATAISKAVEDAKKNLVRIPIIKGTLPHEQKGKFGGARVNIIPAAPGTGVIAGGAVRTVLEAVGVHDVLSKSQGSSNPHNVVKATFDALLQLRDANAIAKDRGISLGKVFNG
- the rpmD gene encoding 50S ribosomal protein L30, coding for MAKIKVTKVKSAINRTQTQKRTLEALGLNRIGQTKVHDASPSILGMVSKVSHLVSVEETK
- the rplO gene encoding 50S ribosomal protein L15 yields the protein MNLSNLKPAKGSVKSQGKRVGRGQGSGKGGTATRGHKGAKSRSGYSKKLGFEGGQMPLQRRVPKFGFKNINRVEYQGVNLDKLQELVDNKKIKDAVDFQTLVDLGLAGKNELVKILGRGELKSKLTVTAHKFTASAKAAIEAAGGEAVTL
- the secY gene encoding preprotein translocase subunit SecY, with protein sequence MKFIETLKNVWKITELKDRIILTLGLLLVYRFGAQVVLPGIDASQLGGLADGTNEGILGILNMFTGGAFANASVFALGIMPYISASIVVQLMGIAIPYLQKLQKEGASGQKKITQITRWLTIIICLFQAPGYLASLQPAFGIPSTAFLLGTGPTFYISSVIILVTGCIFAMWLGEKITDKGIGNGISLLIMVGIIATLPQSFIQNAASRLDGGGNGGLMMILIELVVWFVIILASVMLVMAVRKIAVQYARRTASGGYEKNVFGSRQFLPLKLNASGVMPIIFAQAIMFVPSLIGKSFGSSSEVGQWMQTQFNDPFGLWYNVVFALLIIIFTYFYTAITVPTNKMADDLKRSGGFIPGIRPGTETSEYLDKIMSQITLPGSIFLALIAVFPAIIVKLMDVQGGWALFFGGTSLLIMVGVAIDTMQQVNSYLLNKHYDGLMKTGKNRKAVA
- the infA gene encoding translation initiation factor IF-1, with the translated sequence MAKQAAIEQDGSIIEALSNAMFRVELENGHIVTAHISGKMRMHYIKLLPGDKVKLEMSPYDLTKARITYRY
- the ykgO gene encoding type B 50S ribosomal protein L36, with translation MKVRASIKKRSVDCKLVRRKGRLYVINKKNPRFKQRQG
- the rpsM gene encoding 30S ribosomal protein S13, translating into MARIAGVDIPKQKRGVISLTYIYGLGRSRAQEILATAKVDESIKVEDWTDEQIGAIRDAVGTYTIEGELRSETQLNIKRLMDIGCYRGIRHRAGLPLRGQRTKNNSRTRKGRRKTVANKKKATK